The Ziziphus jujuba cultivar Dongzao chromosome 7, ASM3175591v1 genome includes a region encoding these proteins:
- the LOC107434671 gene encoding metal transporter Nramp3.2, with the protein MPHLLHEQPLLINSDDDQRETAYDSDEKVHIVGVEETDADDYRTPPFSWKKLWLFTGPGFLMSIAFLDPGNLEGDLQSGAIAGYSLLWLLLWATAMGLLVQLLSARLGVATGRHLAELCRDEYPRWARLVLWVMAELALIGADIQEVIGSAIALKILTNGILPLWAGVIITALDCFIFLFLENYGVRKLEAVFAVLIAIMAVSFAWMFGETKPNGTELLLGILVPKLSSRTIRQAVGVVGCIIMPHNVFLHSALVQSRDIDNTKRGRVQEALNYYSIESTLALIVSFIINLFVTTVFAKGFYGTELADSIGLVNAGQYLQDKYGGGLFPILYIWGIGLLAAGQSSTITGTYAGQFIMGGFLDMRLKKWMRALITRSFAIVPTIIVALVFDTSESSLDILNEWLNVLQSIQIPFALIPLLCLVSKEQVMGTFRIGSILKTVSWIVAGLVMIINGYLLVDFFSTEAQGVVFGSVVCAFTAAYVAFIVYLVSRVFNFSSNWFGQKRPTDAVN; encoded by the exons ATGCCTCACCTCTTGCACGAACAGCCACTGTTAATCAATTCCGACGATGACCAGAGAGAGACCGCTTATGACTCGGACGAGAAGGTACACATCGTCGGCGTCGAAGAAACCGACGCCGATGATTACCGAACGCCGCCGTTTTCTTGGAAGAAGCTCTGGCTCTTCACGGGTCCTGGGTTCTTGATGAGCATCGCTTTCCTTGATCCTGGAAACCTGGAGGGTGATCTCCAATCAGGTGCCATTGCTGGGTACTCACTGTTGTGGCTGCTACTTTGGGCCACGGCTATGGGTCTCCTCGTTCAGCTTCTGTCGGCTCGGCTCGGCGTGGCTACTGGGCGCCACTTGGCCGAGCTTTGCAGGGATGAATACCCCAGATGGGCTCGATTGGTGCTGTGGGTTATGGCGGAGTTGGCTCTGATAGGTGCTGATATACAGGAGGTAATTGGGAGTGCTATTGCCCTTAAGATTTTGACTAATGGGATTTTGCCTCTTTGGGCTGGGGTTATCATAACGGCTTTGGATTG TTTTATCTTCCTGTTTCTTGAGAATTATGGTGTGAGGAAATTGGAAGCAGTTTTTGCAGTTCTAATTGCAATAATGGCAGTCTCATTTGCATGGATGTTTGGTGAAACTAAGCCTAATGGAACAGAACTTCTTTTAG GTATTTTGGTTCCAAAACTTAGCTCCAGAACAATAAGGCAGGCTGTTGGAGTTGTAGGTTGCATTATCATGCCTCACAATGTATTCCTGCACTCTGCTCTTGTACAATCAAGGGATATCGATAACACCAAGAGAGGCAGAGTCCAGGAAGCTCTAAATTACTATAGCATAGAGTCCACTCTTGCCCTAATAGTCTCCTtcattatcaatttatttgtCACAACCGTTTTTGCCAAAGGGTTTTATGGTACAGAACTGGCTGATAGTATTGGCCTTGTGAATGCTGGGCAGTATCTTCAAGATAAATATGGGGGAGGGTTGTTTCCCATTTTATACATCTGGGGTATTGGGTTATTAGCAGCTGGCCAGAGTAGCACCATTACAGGAACTTATGCTGGGCAGTTTATCATGGGAGGTTTCCTAGATATGAGGTTGAAAAAATGGATGAGAGCATTGATCACTCGAAGCTTCGCAATTGTTCCAACTATAATTGTTGCTCTTGTGTTTGATACCTCGGAGTCCTCACTGGATATTTTGAACGAGTGGCTTAATGTGCTTCAGTCGATTCAAATCCCTTTTGCACTTATTCCCCTGCTTTGTTTGGTGTCAAAGGAGCAGGTGATGGGAACTTTCAGAATTGGCTCTATACTCAAG ACAGTTTCCTGGATTGTGGCTGGCCTGGTGATGATCATCAACGGGTATCTTTTGGTTGATTTCTTTTCCACTGAAGCGCAAGGAGTGGTGTTTGGCAGTGTAGTCTGCGCTTTCACTGCTGCATATGTTGCATTCATAGTTTACCTTGTTTCTCGTGTCTTCAACTTTTCTTCAAACTGGTTCGGTCAGAAGAGGCCTACAGATGCAGTAAACTAA
- the LOC107434654 gene encoding FRIGIDA-like protein 3 produces the protein MVDAEQVLASDTGSSFIEQLGKAVLDLEAYKDASEERVQWMEVEEHFRNLDTMLKMKFEELEAKERAFKVKESENHILIREREATVNAKEQDLLDRIQELKDAAVAVIAEARANHQTAASEPVEDGDNRDSKVSSSLGDTNSPEDIPLKTGENAESVAVVEVKPRPELTQFCEQMDTKGLLNYSMENYKKLYVIREELSVALESASDPACLVLDSLEGFYPSDEINQVGGKGVAALQGMRKSCIMFMEAMTALLARADPGADHLLSPETKQQAKAIADEWKPKLARADIDAANGISLEAEAFLQLLATFRIASEFDEEELCKLVHAVAHRRQAPELCRSLGLTHKMPGLIESLINNGKQIDAVRFIHAFQLTESFPIVPLLKAYLKDLRRNSQGKGENVGDGAGPQDDANAQELAALKTVIRCVEDYKLEAEYTLDPLQKRVAQLERSKADKKRSGEYGKRQQSKKQKANGRFRGYRGPGANSASAPAAGRQGPPVFSERAVYAGMSERYPHAGPHVYDYQPNQLAYAQQANDQRLYYYPQDDRVPAASYSAAPPNYSGYVGNGLQPSHQPYM, from the exons ATGGTGGATGCAGAGCAAGTTTTGGCCAGTGATACCGGTTCCTCTTTCATAGAACAGCTTGGTAAGGCAGTACTTGACCTGGAAGCCTACAAGGATGCTTCTGAGGAAAGGGTTCAGTGGATGGAAGTTGAGGAGCACTTTCGCAATCTTGACACCATGTTGAAGATGAAATTTGAAGAGCTTGAAGCGAAGGAGAGAGCATTTAAGGTGAAAGAATCTGAAAATCACATATtgatcagagagagagaggcaacTGTCAATGCTAAAGAGCAAGACCTGTTGGATCGAATTCAAGAGCTAAAAGATGCTGCTGTTGCTGTCATTGCGGAGGCAAGAGCAAACCACCAGACAGCAGCTTCAGAGCCTGTTGAGGATGGAGATAACAGAGACAGCAAGGTAAGCAGCTCTCTTGGTGATACAAATTCTCCAGAGGATATTCCTCTTAAAACAGGTGAAAATGCTGAAAGCGTGGCTGTTGTTGAGGTTAAGCCACGTCCAGAGCTTACGCAATTTTGCGAGCAGATGGATACAAAAGGCTTACTGAATTATAGCATGGAGAACTATAAAAAACTATATGTTATTCGTGAGGAACTTTCTGTTGCGCTAGAAAGTGCAAGCGATCCAGCCTGTTTGGTGCTGGATTCACTAGAGGGGTTTTACCCTTCTGATGAAATTAACCAAGTGGGGGGTAAGGGGGTTGCTGCCCTTCAGGGCATGCGCAAATCTTGTATTATGTTTATGGAAGCCATGACCGCCTTATTGGCAAGGGCTGACCCAGGTGCTGATCACCTTTTGAGCCCTGAGACCAAGCAGCAAGCCAAAGCTATTGCTGATGAGTGGAAGCCTAAGTTGGCTAGAGCAGACATTGATGCTGCCAATGGAATTTCATTGGAAGCAGAGGCATTCTTGCAGCTTCTTGCAACTTTTAGGATTGCTTCAGAGTTTGATGAAGAAGAACTCTGCAAGCTTGTTCATGCAGTTGCTCACCGCAGGCAGGCACCTGAGCTCTGCCGCTCTCTTGGCTTAACACACAAGATGCCAG GGCTAATTGAATCACTAATCAACAATGGGAAACAAATTGATGCTGTACGTTTTATTCATGCCTTCCAGCTCACTGAGAGCTTCCCTATTGTGCCACTCCTTAAAGCATATTTGAAAGACTTGAGAAGAAACTCACAAGGAAAGGGAGAGAACGTAGGAGATGGTGCTGGTCCTCAG GATGATGCTAATGCACAAGAACTTGCAGCACTCAAGACAGTAATCAGGTGTGTTGAAGATTACAAGCTTGAAGCTGAATACACACTTGATCCACTTCAGAAAAGGGTTGCTCAATTGGAAAGATCCAAAGCTGATAAGAAGAGAAGTGGAGAATATGGTAAACGCCAACAATCGAAAAAACAAAAGGCCAATGGAAGATTCCGTGGATACCGCGGACCTGGTGCCAACTCTGCTTCAGCTCCTGCTGCTGGTAGGCAGGGACCTCCTGTTTTCAGCGAGAGAGCAGTGTATGCAGGAATGTCAGAGAGGTATCCTCACGCAGGTCCACACGTCTATGATTACCAGCCGAACCAGCTTGCATATGCTCAGCAAGCGAATGACCAAAGATTATACTATTATCCCCAAGATGACAGGGTTCCAGCAGCCTCATATAGCGCTGCTCCTCCAAATTATAGTGGTTACGTGGGCAATGGATTGCAGCCTTCACATCAGCCATACAtgtaa